GGCGATCTTCAGCGCATCGAGCGCCTGTTCAACGGTTTGGGCCATTGCAGCCTCGAGCGCTTCCCGCGCGGTCTCGTCGGCGTCCTCGTCCGCAGCATCGATCACGCCGCGCAGAGCCAGCAGGCCGTCCGCCGAAGGCGGGGTCGCCCCCTCTTCCGCCAGCTGATTGGCCAACGTTAGATAGCGGTTCAGCAGCGCCTCGTTGACCGACACGGCCGAGGCGCCATCGCTCTCGCGTCGGGCATGCAGGCCGACACTGACCTGGCCCCGTGCAAAGCGCGCCTGCCCCGCCGCCTTGGCCAGCCGCTCCAGGCTGTCGAAGCCGTGCGGCCCGCGAAAGCGGACTTCAAGATTGCGGCCGTTGACCGAACGCGCCTCGACCGACCAGGTCCAGCCGTCGGCCGCGCCGTCCGCACGGCCGAAGCCGGTCATTCCCGATAGGGTGGTCATCGCGGTCCTTGGCTGGCGCCCGGCGGCAGGGTGATCGTCGCCTGACCGCCGGCGGCCGGCGCGGTCTGCGGCTGTTGCTCGGGCGGGATCATCGGAGCGGGCGCGGCGCCCGGGGCGACGGGCGTCGGCGCATCCGGCGGCAGCCCCGCCCGCTGACGCTCGACCTGACGCCAGCGCGCGACGTTGCGCAGGTGCTCCTCATAGGTGTTGGCGAACACATGCCCGCCCGTCCCGTCCGCGACGAAGAACAGCGCCGGATCGCTCTGCGGGTTCAGCACCGCCTTCAGCGCCTCCGCGCCCGGGTTGGCGATCGGCGTCGGCGGCAGGCCGTCGATCAGATAGGTATTCCAGGGCGTGGCGGCGCGCAGCTCGGACAGGCGGATGCCGCGTCCCAACGGCCGGCCCTTGGTGATGCCGTAGACGATGGTCGGATCGCTCTCCAGCCGCATGCCCTGGCGCAGCCGATTGGAGAAGACGGCGGCGACGCGCGGTCGCTCGGCCGCGATGCCGGTTTCCTTTTCGACGATGGAGGCCAGCACCAGCGCCTCTTGCGGCGTGCGCACCACCGTGCCCGGCGAGCGCGCGGTCCAGAGCTCGGCCTGGTTGTCGCGCGCCGCGCGCTGCATTCTCGCGATCACCGACTGGCGGGTCTCTCCGCGCGCGACCTCATAAGTGTCCGGCCAAAGCGAACCCTCTTCAGGCGCCGCGCCCGCCGGGCCGGCCAGCACGGCCTCGCCGTTCAGGATGTCCACGGCCTGCGCCGACGACCAGCCCTCCGGCAGGGTGACGAAGTGGCGAACGCCGCGCCCCTCGGCCAACATGCGGATCACGCCGCGGAGCGACGCGCCGGACGGGATTTCGTATTCGCCCGCCTTCAGCCTCCGGTCGTCGCCGGTCAGGGCCGCCGCCGCCTTGAACAGATCGGTCGAACGGATCACGCCGCTGGAGCGCAGGTTCGCCGCGATGGCCGAGACGCCTGCGCCGCTCGGCAGGATCACGATGGTGGACTCGCCCTGACGTGCGCTGGGTCCCGGACCAAAATAGATCGCCCAGGCCGCGATCAGCGCCACGATCAGGAACAGCCCGAACGTCGCCGCCCCGGTCAGCAGCGCGACCGGTCCCGACCGTCTTCCGACCGGTCGCTTGCCGGGCTGGCGGGTCACGCGGCGCGGGCGACGCGGCATCTCAGTCGACCTTCCGGAAGATCACCGAGGCGTTGGTGCCGCCGAAACCGAAGCTGTTGGACATGGCCACGTCGATCTTCATCGGCTTGCCCTTGTGCGGAACAAGGTCGATGGGCGTCTCGTGCTCGGGATCGTCCAGGTTGATCGTCGGCGGTGCGATCTGATCGCGGATCGCCAGCGCGCAGAAGGCCGATTCGATCGCGCCGGCCGCCCCCAGCAGATGTCCGGTCATCGACTTGGTGGACGACACGGCGAGGTCCTTGGCGTGGTCGCCGACCAGCCGCTCGACCGCCTTCAGCTCGATCCAGTCGGCCATGGTCGAGGTGCCGTGGGCGTTGACGTAGTCCAAGTCCGACGGCTCAAGCCCCGCCCGCTTCAGCGCCGCCTTCATGGCGCGGAGCCCCCCGTCGCCATCCTCGGACGGGGCGGTGATGTGATAGGCGTCCCCGCTCATGCCATAGCCGACCACCTCGCAGTAGATGGTCGCGCCGCGCGCCTTGGCGTGCTCGTATTCCTCCAGCACCAGGATACCGGCGCCCTCGCCCATGACAAAGCCGGCGTGCTCCCGGTCGTAGGGACGCGACGCCTTCTCCGGCGTGTCGTTGAAGGCGGTGCACAGGGCCTTGCAGGCCAGAAATCCCGCGATGCCGATCGGCACGACCGAGCTTTCGGCGCCGCCGCAGACCATCACGTCCGCATCGTCCAGCGCGATCATCCGCGCCGCGTCACCGATGGCGTGGGCGCCTGTCGCGCAGGCGGTGACGGCGGCGTGGTTCGGACCCTTCAACCCGTGCCGGATCGAAATCTGTCCGCCCGCGAGATTGATCAGCGCAGACGGGATAAAGAAGGGGCTGACCCGTCGCGGCCCCTGTTCCTTCAGGATGATGGCGGTTTCGGCAATGGGGCCCAGGCCGCCGATGCCCGCCCCGACCATCACGCCGGTGCGTTCCTTGTCCTCGTCGCTCTCGGGCTTCCAGTTTGCGTCGTTCAACGCCTCGTCGGCCGCCGCGATGGCGTAGAGGATGAAGTCGTCGACGCGCTTGCGATCCTTCGCCGACATGATCTTGTCAGGGTCGAAGTCGCCTTCGCCCCCGCCGCCGCGACCATCCACGCTCGGCACCTCGCCGGCGATGGTGCAGGCATAACCCTCGGTGTCGAAGGCGGTGATCGGACCGATGCCCGAGCGTCCCTCGACAATGCCCTTCCAGGTTTTTTCGACGCCCCAGCCCAGGGGGGTCAGAAGGCCGATGCCCGTGACGACGACGCGGCGCATGGATGGCTCTCCCGTTGATCTCGATCTTGCGCCCGCGAATCCCTGCTCGAGATTCCGGGGGTCAGAAACAGTAAAGGCCGCCGGGCGTCTCCGCTAGGAGCGCCAGGCGGCCTTGAACCGTTCAGCCGAATGGCTGGATCAGCCCGCCGACTTCTCGTCGATGAACTTCACCGCATCGCCGACCGTCTGGATGTGCTCGGCGGCGTCATCCGGGATCTCGATGTCGAATTCTTCTTCAAAGGCCATCACCAGTTCGACGTTGTCGAGCGAGTCGGCGCCCAGGTCGTCGATGAAGCTGGCCTTTTCGGTGACCTTGTCCGGATCGGCGTCCAGGTGGTCGATGACGATCTTGCGAACGCGCTCGAGGGTATCGGACATCGGTGTCTCTCTGCCTGTTTGTGTAGTCGCCGTAGAGGCGGGGTCTCATCGATAAATCGCCGTCTCACGGCAGCAAGGGCGACGCAAGCCCCAAAGGATGGGCCGCCAAAGCATTCCCGCCCTTTAGCACAGCCATTCGGGCGGGAAATAGTCAGATCATCGCCATGCCGCCGTTCACGTGCAGCGTCTGGCCCGTGACATAGGCGGCCTCCTCCGACGCCAGATAGACGGCGGCGGCGGCGATCTCCTCGCCCTGGCCCAACCGACCGGCCGGGATGCGGCCAAGGATCGCATCGCGCTGACTCTCGTTCAGCACATCCGTCATCGGCGAGGCGATAAAGCCGGGTGCGATGCAGTTCACGGTGATGCCGCGCGAGCCGACCTCCTGCGCCAGCGATTTGGAAAAGCCGATCATTCCGGCCTTGGAGGCGGAATAGTTGGTCTGTCCCGGATTGCCGGTGACGCCCACCACGGAGGTCACGCCGATGATCCGGCCCTGTCGACGCTTCATCATGCCCTTCACGGCGGCGCGGGTCAGGCGGAAATAGCTCTCCAGATTGACCTGCAACACCGAGGCGAAGTCCTCGTCCTTCATCCGCATCAGCAGGCCGTCCTTGGTAATGCCGGCGTTGGCGACCAGGATAT
The genomic region above belongs to Brevundimonas sp. PAMC22021 and contains:
- a CDS encoding YicC/YloC family endoribonuclease; translated protein: MTTLSGMTGFGRADGAADGWTWSVEARSVNGRNLEVRFRGPHGFDSLERLAKAAGQARFARGQVSVGLHARRESDGASAVSVNEALLNRYLTLANQLAEEGATPPSADGLLALRGVIDAADEDADETAREALEAAMAQTVEQALDALKIARDREGAQLEPVLLDFVGRIEALVGAAEREAGEQVEAIRDRFTRRIKELAPDAPGLDDRIFLEAAALATKADVREELDRLTAHVASARALVAQAPAGRKLDFLLQEFMREANTLCSKSATTALTGIGLELKAVIEQLREQVQNVE
- the mltG gene encoding endolytic transglycosylase MltG; this translates as MPRRPRRVTRQPGKRPVGRRSGPVALLTGAATFGLFLIVALIAAWAIYFGPGPSARQGESTIVILPSGAGVSAIAANLRSSGVIRSTDLFKAAAALTGDDRRLKAGEYEIPSGASLRGVIRMLAEGRGVRHFVTLPEGWSSAQAVDILNGEAVLAGPAGAAPEEGSLWPDTYEVARGETRQSVIARMQRAARDNQAELWTARSPGTVVRTPQEALVLASIVEKETGIAAERPRVAAVFSNRLRQGMRLESDPTIVYGITKGRPLGRGIRLSELRAATPWNTYLIDGLPPTPIANPGAEALKAVLNPQSDPALFFVADGTGGHVFANTYEEHLRNVARWRQVERQRAGLPPDAPTPVAPGAAPAPMIPPEQQPQTAPAAGGQATITLPPGASQGPR
- the fabF gene encoding beta-ketoacyl-ACP synthase II, giving the protein MRRVVVTGIGLLTPLGWGVEKTWKGIVEGRSGIGPITAFDTEGYACTIAGEVPSVDGRGGGGEGDFDPDKIMSAKDRKRVDDFILYAIAAADEALNDANWKPESDEDKERTGVMVGAGIGGLGPIAETAIILKEQGPRRVSPFFIPSALINLAGGQISIRHGLKGPNHAAVTACATGAHAIGDAARMIALDDADVMVCGGAESSVVPIGIAGFLACKALCTAFNDTPEKASRPYDREHAGFVMGEGAGILVLEEYEHAKARGATIYCEVVGYGMSGDAYHITAPSEDGDGGLRAMKAALKRAGLEPSDLDYVNAHGTSTMADWIELKAVERLVGDHAKDLAVSSTKSMTGHLLGAAGAIESAFCALAIRDQIAPPTINLDDPEHETPIDLVPHKGKPMKIDVAMSNSFGFGGTNASVIFRKVD
- a CDS encoding acyl carrier protein encodes the protein MSDTLERVRKIVIDHLDADPDKVTEKASFIDDLGADSLDNVELVMAFEEEFDIEIPDDAAEHIQTVGDAVKFIDEKSAG
- the fabG gene encoding 3-oxoacyl-[acyl-carrier-protein] reductase, whose amino-acid sequence is MFNLAGKTALVTGATGGIGGAIARALHAQGATVVLSGTREAVLADLASQLGERAHFATANLSEAASVDGLVAAAEAAAGAPLDILVANAGITKDGLLMRMKDEDFASVLQVNLESYFRLTRAAVKGMMKRRQGRIIGVTSVVGVTGNPGQTNYSASKAGMIGFSKSLAQEVGSRGITVNCIAPGFIASPMTDVLNESQRDAILGRIPAGRLGQGEEIAAAAVYLASEEAAYVTGQTLHVNGGMAMI